A genomic segment from Streptomyces sp. NBC_00237 encodes:
- a CDS encoding M48 family metallopeptidase, with protein sequence METQDIAAPGTRSCPECGAVVPVHAAYVDWCDGCGWNVDPGEPQPAPGRLEALRRELARRHGEQLFEEPSGAARPGLDASTAVALLIALVVHAVTLTLAVGGLLLVVLGWSTVVQPLIGAGCLMVAVVLRPRLGSLPKDVPVLHRADAPRLFALVDEVASVVGTRGVDAVVVEPCFNASVTAYGIRQRRVLTLGIALWESATPRQRVALLGHELGHYAGGDVRAGLITGTALRTLANWLYFLEPVANPRDMGERLVNVAYFLPRHAAFGLIVVLDQLTLRGSQRAEYRADELAARAGSSEAAVAVMDLLLVGDSAHTALETAVTRAHMSKMTSRRDRATAPQPSGQDLWDRVTARTTRVPERERARLLRIAELRGHSADATHPPTHLRRLRLERAEPEAGEVVLDAAGTEALGAELASAKDEVARRVLNGG encoded by the coding sequence ATGGAAACGCAGGACATCGCCGCGCCCGGAACCAGATCCTGCCCCGAGTGCGGTGCCGTGGTTCCGGTCCACGCCGCCTACGTCGACTGGTGCGACGGCTGCGGGTGGAACGTCGACCCGGGTGAACCGCAGCCCGCGCCCGGACGGCTCGAAGCGCTGCGCCGGGAACTGGCCCGCCGCCATGGCGAGCAGCTCTTCGAGGAGCCCTCGGGAGCCGCGAGGCCCGGCCTCGACGCGTCGACCGCCGTGGCGCTGCTGATCGCGCTCGTGGTGCACGCGGTCACGCTCACCCTCGCCGTGGGCGGGCTGCTGCTCGTCGTCCTGGGCTGGAGCACCGTCGTCCAGCCGCTGATCGGGGCGGGCTGCCTGATGGTCGCGGTGGTACTGCGCCCGCGCCTGGGCAGTCTGCCCAAGGACGTGCCGGTACTGCACCGGGCGGACGCGCCCCGGCTGTTCGCCCTGGTCGACGAGGTCGCCTCGGTCGTCGGGACGCGGGGCGTGGACGCGGTGGTCGTGGAGCCGTGCTTCAACGCGTCCGTCACGGCGTACGGCATCCGGCAGCGCCGGGTGCTGACCCTGGGGATCGCGCTGTGGGAGTCGGCCACTCCCCGCCAGCGCGTCGCACTCCTGGGCCACGAACTCGGGCACTACGCGGGAGGCGACGTACGTGCGGGCCTGATCACCGGGACCGCGCTGCGCACCCTCGCGAACTGGCTGTACTTCCTGGAACCCGTCGCCAACCCGAGGGACATGGGGGAGCGTCTGGTCAACGTGGCGTACTTCCTGCCCAGGCACGCGGCGTTCGGCCTGATCGTGGTGCTCGACCAGCTCACCCTGCGCGGCTCGCAGCGCGCCGAGTACCGGGCCGACGAACTGGCCGCCCGGGCCGGTTCCAGCGAGGCCGCCGTCGCAGTGATGGACCTGCTGTTGGTCGGCGATTCCGCGCACACCGCGCTCGAAACGGCCGTCACCCGGGCGCACATGTCCAAGATGACCAGCCGCCGCGACCGCGCGACAGCACCGCAGCCGTCGGGCCAGGACCTGTGGGACCGGGTCACGGCGCGCACCACCCGGGTGCCCGAGCGCGAGCGCGCCCGCCTGCTGCGGATCGCCGAGCTGCGCGGCCACAGCGCCGACGCCACCCACCCGCCGACTCACCTGCGCCGACTGCGGCTGGAGCGGGCGGAACCGGAAGCGGGCGAGGTCGTGCTCGACGCCGCCGGGACCGAGGCCCTCGGGGCGGAACTCGCCTCGGCCAAGGACGAAGTGGCCCGCCGGGTGCTGAACGGGGGGTGA
- a CDS encoding DUF5107 domain-containing protein, giving the protein MATSVRRAVLTLPAAPLGPENPLPGLCARDQVHELDARAKEGLPRDMKRQIGNAPLRTTLPVRTLDGYGRERPETDVESIVIENDRLRVTVLPSLGGRIHSLHHKPTGRELVYRNPVLQPAGFALNGAWFSGGIEWNIGATGHTTLTCAPLHAAIVPAPDGGEMLRLWEWERLRDLPFQVDLWLPADSDFLYVGVRVRNPHERPVPVYWWSNTAVPENDGTRVLAPADEAWYFGYEQTLSRVPVPHFSGEDRTYPTRGEFPADYFYEVPEASRKWIASLDATGQGLAQTSTDRLRGRKLFLWGHGAGGRRWQEWLTEPGTGGYAEIQAGLARTQLEHVPLEPGADFSWLEAYGPLSADPSLVHGEDWTAARAEAERALAEALPRATVDAAYTAWLAHADHEPTELLHTGSGWGALEVLRGGHKLPGTPFPESSIGEQQLPWLELLRSGVFPAPRKVVPPGPSLVAPHWRDMLETAPAEPLTEYHLGVAQWHAGDLAQAVRSWERGLQLAPSRWPLLRNLALADREAGHPERAADLYAEAFADLCEERREGDHWTAATAALGREAIDALLAADRPAAARAVWNGLRPGTRTTGRFRLIEARLLVAEGDREAARAVFATGFEVADLHEGSTEVSDVWSTATEEPVPPAYDFRQLSGSA; this is encoded by the coding sequence GTGGCCACGAGCGTGCGACGCGCCGTACTGACCCTGCCCGCCGCCCCGCTGGGCCCGGAGAACCCGCTGCCGGGGCTGTGCGCCCGCGACCAGGTGCACGAGCTGGACGCGCGAGCCAAGGAGGGTCTGCCGCGCGACATGAAGCGGCAGATCGGGAACGCGCCGCTGCGCACCACCCTGCCCGTGCGCACCCTCGACGGTTACGGACGCGAGCGCCCCGAGACAGACGTCGAGTCGATCGTCATCGAGAACGACCGCCTCCGGGTGACCGTCCTGCCCTCCCTCGGCGGCCGGATCCACTCCCTCCACCACAAGCCCACCGGCCGCGAACTGGTCTACCGCAACCCCGTCCTCCAGCCCGCCGGCTTCGCCCTCAACGGGGCCTGGTTCTCCGGCGGCATCGAGTGGAACATCGGCGCGACCGGCCACACCACCCTCACCTGCGCGCCCCTGCACGCGGCGATCGTCCCCGCCCCCGACGGCGGCGAGATGCTCCGCCTCTGGGAGTGGGAGCGGCTGCGCGACCTCCCCTTCCAGGTCGACCTGTGGCTGCCCGCCGACTCCGACTTCCTCTACGTCGGCGTCCGCGTGCGCAACCCCCACGAACGCCCGGTCCCCGTCTACTGGTGGTCGAACACCGCCGTCCCGGAGAACGACGGCACCCGCGTCCTCGCCCCCGCCGACGAAGCCTGGTACTTCGGCTACGAACAGACGCTCAGCCGTGTCCCCGTCCCGCACTTCTCCGGCGAGGACCGCACCTACCCCACCCGAGGCGAGTTCCCCGCCGACTACTTCTACGAGGTCCCCGAGGCGTCCCGCAAGTGGATCGCCTCCCTCGACGCGACCGGGCAGGGCCTCGCCCAGACCTCCACCGACCGCCTGCGCGGCCGCAAGCTCTTCCTCTGGGGCCATGGAGCGGGCGGGCGCCGCTGGCAGGAGTGGCTCACCGAGCCCGGCACCGGCGGCTACGCCGAGATCCAGGCGGGCCTCGCCCGTACGCAACTCGAACACGTCCCCCTCGAACCCGGCGCGGACTTCAGCTGGCTGGAGGCGTACGGACCCCTCTCCGCCGACCCCTCCCTGGTGCACGGCGAGGACTGGACCGCCGCCCGCGCCGAGGCCGAACGCGCCCTCGCCGAGGCCCTGCCCCGCGCCACCGTCGACGCCGCGTACACGGCCTGGCTCGCGCACGCCGACCACGAACCCACCGAACTCCTGCACACGGGCTCGGGCTGGGGCGCACTGGAAGTACTGCGCGGCGGGCACAAGCTCCCCGGCACGCCCTTTCCCGAGTCCTCGATAGGTGAACAGCAGCTTCCCTGGCTGGAGTTGCTGCGCTCGGGCGTCTTCCCCGCACCCCGCAAGGTGGTTCCGCCCGGCCCGTCCCTCGTCGCTCCGCACTGGCGCGACATGCTGGAGACCGCGCCTGCCGAACCCCTCACCGAGTACCACCTCGGTGTCGCCCAGTGGCACGCGGGCGACTTGGCCCAAGCCGTGCGCAGCTGGGAACGCGGCCTCCAACTCGCGCCCTCCCGCTGGCCGTTGCTCCGCAACCTGGCCCTCGCCGACCGCGAGGCGGGCCACCCCGAACGGGCCGCGGACCTCTACGCCGAAGCCTTCGCCGACCTCTGCGAGGAACGCCGCGAGGGCGACCACTGGACGGCCGCCACCGCCGCCCTCGGCCGCGAGGCCATCGACGCCCTCCTCGCCGCGGACCGCCCCGCCGCCGCCCGCGCGGTCTGGAACGGCCTGCGCCCCGGAACCCGCACCACCGGCCGCTTCCGCTTGATCGAAGCCCGGCTCCTGGTCGCGGAGGGCGACCGGGAGGCGGCCCGAGCGGTGTTCGCCACCGGCTTCGAGGTCGCCGACCTGCACGAAGGCTCGACCGAGGTGAGCGACGTATGGTCCACGGCGACGGAGGAACCGGTGCCTCCGGCATATGACTTTCGGCAGCTGTCGGGTTCCGCTTAA
- a CDS encoding DUF6204 family protein: MGTQHTYRVIVRGTWDGLTEASRTRLLAEKDAHGLTSMQFSAEGSLTYEVPLKHFSMRYVVESDAEDGPEMAGAIAEDRAESALKALGHAHAGLRSTVTDMDTMKINVKSGRKARR, translated from the coding sequence ATGGGCACGCAGCACACGTACCGGGTCATCGTGCGGGGCACCTGGGACGGGCTGACCGAGGCCAGCCGCACCCGGCTGCTCGCCGAGAAGGACGCGCACGGCCTGACGTCCATGCAGTTCTCCGCCGAGGGCTCGCTCACCTACGAGGTCCCGCTCAAGCACTTCTCGATGCGGTACGTGGTGGAGTCCGACGCCGAGGACGGCCCGGAGATGGCGGGGGCGATCGCCGAGGACCGGGCGGAGTCCGCCCTGAAGGCCCTCGGCCACGCGCACGCCGGACTCCGGTCCACCGTCACCGACATGGACACCATGAAGATCAACGTGAAGTCGGGCCGGAAAGCGCGGCGGTGA
- a CDS encoding RidA family protein yields MTDHLTRINPDTLHQTPGYHHITVVEAGRTAHLAGQCPLDPAGDLVGPGDVLAQTDQVVANTLAALAAVDASPEDVVRTVIYVVSDVSEVLGSVWRRLNDSPLAPAFSTASTLVGVAQLGFAGQLVELDVTAALSGPTSR; encoded by the coding sequence ATGACTGATCACCTCACCCGCATCAACCCCGACACCCTGCACCAGACCCCCGGCTACCACCACATCACCGTCGTCGAGGCGGGCCGCACCGCCCACCTCGCCGGGCAGTGCCCGCTCGACCCGGCGGGCGACCTGGTCGGCCCGGGCGACGTGCTCGCCCAGACCGACCAGGTGGTGGCCAACACGCTGGCCGCGCTCGCCGCCGTCGACGCCTCGCCCGAGGACGTCGTACGGACCGTGATCTACGTGGTCTCGGACGTCTCCGAAGTCCTCGGCTCGGTCTGGCGCCGGCTGAACGACTCCCCGCTGGCCCCGGCCTTCAGTACGGCGAGCACCCTCGTGGGCGTCGCACAGCTCGGGTTTGCGGGGCAGTTGGTCGAGCTGGACGTCACCGCCGCGCTTTCCGGCCCGACTTCACGTTGA
- a CDS encoding GNAT family N-acetyltransferase, with product MAEPAIRPAQHLAESPRVGIRPFRRSDAAEFTARARESRELHRPWLAPPQTPEAFRAYAGTLLEDPSRAGFLVCTRDDDRIAGFININNIVEGAFQNGALGYGAFAHASGRGLMAEGLDLVLRHAFGRLGLHRLEANIQPGNAASLALVRRAGFRYEGCSPDFLFIAGEWRDHERWAITAPEHRPGRTQNPLPVRESSDQHGPHD from the coding sequence ATGGCCGAACCCGCGATCCGTCCCGCCCAGCACCTCGCCGAGAGCCCTCGGGTGGGCATCCGGCCGTTCCGCCGCAGCGACGCGGCGGAGTTCACCGCGCGGGCCCGCGAGAGCCGGGAACTGCACCGGCCGTGGCTCGCCCCGCCCCAGACGCCCGAGGCGTTCCGCGCGTACGCGGGCACGCTCCTGGAGGACCCCTCCCGGGCGGGGTTCCTCGTCTGCACCCGCGACGACGACAGGATCGCCGGGTTCATCAACATCAACAACATCGTCGAGGGCGCCTTCCAGAACGGAGCCCTCGGCTACGGCGCGTTCGCCCACGCCAGTGGCCGGGGACTGATGGCGGAGGGCCTGGACCTGGTGCTCCGGCACGCCTTCGGCCGCCTCGGACTGCACCGCCTGGAGGCCAACATCCAGCCGGGCAACGCCGCCTCCCTCGCGCTGGTCCGGCGGGCCGGATTCCGTTACGAGGGCTGCTCCCCGGACTTCCTCTTCATCGCGGGGGAGTGGCGCGACCACGAGCGGTGGGCGATCACGGCCCCCGAACACAGGCCGGGGCGCACCCAAAACCCTTTGCCCGTACGGGAGTCCAGCGACCAGCATGGCCCGCATGACTGA
- a CDS encoding LD-carboxypeptidase, with amino-acid sequence MNAVELSRPARLRPGARIAIVAPSGPVPEERLEAGLDILRGWDLDPVVMPHVLDRRREFRYLAGDDADRARDLTEAWCDPSVAAVMCARGGYGVQRMVDLVDWAAMRAATAAYGRPKPFIGYSDVTALHEAFAARMGVATLHGPMTATVAFLKDGPTQESLRATLLAPETVRTLGLPTARTLVPGRARGVTLGGCLALLGTDLGTPHARPSARGGLLVLEDVGEEAYRIDRFLTQLLRSGWLDGVAGIALGSWVECGPYESEIRPVLLDRLGPLGVPVVEELGFGHAATALTVPLGVPGVLDADAGTLTLDVPALV; translated from the coding sequence GTGAACGCTGTGGAACTCTCCCGCCCGGCGAGGCTGCGCCCCGGCGCGCGCATCGCGATCGTCGCACCGAGCGGACCGGTGCCCGAGGAGCGGCTGGAGGCGGGGCTCGACATCCTGCGGGGCTGGGACCTGGACCCGGTCGTCATGCCCCATGTCCTCGACAGGCGCCGGGAGTTCAGGTACCTCGCGGGCGACGACGCCGACCGCGCCCGCGACCTCACCGAAGCCTGGTGCGACCCGTCGGTGGCCGCCGTGATGTGCGCACGCGGCGGGTACGGGGTCCAGCGCATGGTCGACCTCGTCGACTGGGCGGCCATGCGGGCGGCCACCGCCGCGTACGGGCGGCCCAAGCCCTTCATCGGGTACAGCGACGTCACCGCGCTGCACGAGGCGTTCGCCGCCCGCATGGGCGTGGCCACCCTGCACGGGCCGATGACCGCGACCGTCGCCTTCCTCAAGGACGGGCCCACCCAGGAGTCCCTGCGCGCCACCCTCCTCGCGCCGGAGACCGTCCGGACCCTCGGCCTGCCCACCGCGCGCACCCTGGTGCCCGGCCGGGCGCGGGGCGTCACCCTCGGCGGCTGCCTCGCCCTGCTCGGCACCGACCTCGGCACTCCGCACGCCCGGCCCTCCGCGCGCGGCGGCCTCCTGGTCCTGGAGGACGTCGGCGAGGAGGCGTACCGCATCGACCGCTTCCTCACCCAACTCCTGCGCTCCGGCTGGCTGGACGGGGTCGCCGGGATCGCCCTGGGCTCGTGGGTGGAGTGCGGACCGTACGAGAGCGAGATCAGGCCGGTGCTGCTCGACCGGCTGGGCCCGCTCGGCGTGCCCGTCGTCGAGGAACTGGGCTTCGGGCACGCGGCGACGGCGCTGACGGTGCCGCTCGGGGTGCCGGGGGTGCTGGACGCGGACGCGGGAACGCTCACGCTGGACGTTCCCGCGCTGGTGTGA
- a CDS encoding prolyl oligopeptidase family serine peptidase, with the protein MVPTGPYGTWPSPIDASIAASHGGAPQFVGMVGDEVWWTAPRPEEGGRQTLVRLRTDGTEESVLPAPWNVRSRVVEYGGQPWAGTTREGGGGPLVVFVNFADQRLYAYEPDAPGGPQPRPLTPLSSVGGGLRWVDPVLHRDEVWCVLEEFTGEAPTDVRRVIAAVPLDGSAAEDRSAVRELSEGRHRFVTGPRISPDGTQVAYIGWDHPRMPWDGTEVLVAEIAYGTGKFDGVRCLAGGPEESVCQVEWDRDGTLLFVSDRGGWWELYRLRRDGRRISGALCLGREEEFGGPLWQIGQRWFHPLETGLIAVVHGKGTSALGILDPETGELVDAAGPWTKWSASLAVHGDRVVGIAASPRSANEVVELSTVTGRARVIGSPHDDPVDPAYYPEPQLRTFIGPEGRDIHAYVYPPHHPGRIAPADELPPYVIWAHGGPTGHVPLVLDLEIAYFTSRGIGVVEVNYGGSTGYGREYRNRLRGQWGVVDVEDCAAVAVALADEGTADRDRLAVRGGSAGGFTAAASLADTDVYACGTIKYPILDLLGWADDETHDFESQYLESLIGPLATCPETYAERSPARHADRITAPFLLLQGLDDPICPPVQAERFLGLMAGRGVPHAYIAFEGEGHGFRRAETIRRALEAELALYAQAFGIDRTDVPRLELKK; encoded by the coding sequence ATGGTGCCCACCGGGCCTTACGGAACCTGGCCGTCGCCGATCGACGCCTCGATCGCGGCGTCGCACGGCGGGGCCCCGCAGTTCGTCGGCATGGTCGGTGACGAGGTGTGGTGGACCGCGCCCCGCCCCGAGGAGGGCGGACGGCAGACCCTGGTGCGACTGCGGACGGACGGCACGGAGGAGAGCGTGCTGCCCGCCCCGTGGAACGTCCGCAGCAGGGTCGTCGAGTACGGCGGACAGCCCTGGGCCGGGACCACGAGAGAGGGGGGCGGCGGCCCGCTCGTCGTCTTCGTGAACTTCGCCGACCAGCGCCTCTACGCGTACGAGCCGGACGCACCAGGCGGCCCGCAGCCCCGCCCACTGACCCCGCTGTCGTCCGTCGGCGGCGGCCTGCGCTGGGTCGACCCGGTGCTGCACCGGGACGAAGTGTGGTGCGTCCTGGAGGAGTTCACCGGCGAGGCGCCCACCGACGTACGCCGGGTGATCGCCGCCGTGCCGCTCGACGGCTCGGCCGCCGAAGACCGCTCCGCCGTACGGGAGCTGAGCGAGGGGCGGCACCGCTTCGTCACGGGGCCCCGGATCTCCCCGGACGGCACCCAGGTCGCCTACATCGGCTGGGACCACCCCAGGATGCCGTGGGACGGCACCGAGGTGCTGGTCGCGGAGATCGCGTACGGGACGGGGAAGTTCGACGGTGTGCGCTGTCTGGCGGGCGGCCCCGAGGAGTCCGTCTGTCAGGTGGAGTGGGACCGCGACGGCACCCTGCTGTTCGTCTCGGACCGGGGCGGCTGGTGGGAGCTGTACCGGCTGCGCAGGGACGGGCGGCGCATCAGTGGGGCGCTGTGCCTGGGCAGGGAGGAAGAGTTCGGCGGGCCGCTGTGGCAGATCGGGCAGCGCTGGTTCCACCCCCTGGAAACCGGGCTCATCGCCGTCGTGCACGGCAAAGGCACCTCCGCGCTCGGCATACTCGACCCCGAGACCGGCGAACTCGTCGACGCGGCGGGACCGTGGACGAAGTGGTCCGCCTCGCTCGCCGTGCACGGCGACCGCGTCGTCGGCATCGCCGCCAGCCCGCGCAGCGCCAACGAGGTCGTGGAACTCTCCACCGTCACCGGCCGGGCCCGCGTCATCGGCTCCCCGCACGACGACCCGGTCGACCCCGCCTACTACCCCGAACCGCAGCTGCGCACCTTCATCGGCCCCGAGGGCCGCGACATCCACGCGTACGTCTACCCGCCGCACCACCCCGGCCGGATCGCCCCCGCCGACGAGCTCCCGCCGTACGTGATCTGGGCGCACGGCGGACCCACGGGCCACGTCCCCCTCGTGCTCGACCTGGAGATCGCCTACTTCACCTCGCGCGGCATCGGCGTCGTCGAGGTCAACTACGGCGGCTCCACCGGCTACGGCCGCGAGTACCGCAACCGGCTGCGCGGCCAGTGGGGCGTCGTCGACGTCGAGGACTGCGCGGCCGTCGCCGTCGCGCTCGCCGACGAAGGCACCGCCGACCGGGACCGGCTCGCCGTCCGGGGCGGCAGCGCGGGCGGCTTCACCGCCGCCGCCTCGCTCGCCGACACCGACGTCTACGCCTGCGGCACCATCAAGTACCCCATTCTCGACCTCCTCGGTTGGGCCGACGACGAGACCCACGACTTCGAGTCCCAGTACCTGGAGTCCCTGATCGGCCCGCTCGCCACCTGCCCCGAGACGTACGCGGAACGTTCCCCGGCCCGGCACGCGGACCGGATCACCGCCCCCTTCCTGCTCCTCCAGGGTCTCGACGACCCGATCTGCCCGCCCGTACAGGCCGAACGTTTCCTCGGACTGATGGCAGGGCGGGGGGTGCCGCACGCGTACATCGCCTTCGAGGGGGAGGGGCACGGCTTCCGCAGGGCGGAGACGATACGGCGCGCACTGGAGGCCGAACTCGCCCTGTACGCCCAGGCGTTCGGCATCGACCGCACCGACGTACCCCGACTGGAGCTCAAGAAGTGA
- a CDS encoding M20/M25/M40 family metallo-hydrolase produces MGDPVAPEGPVIDEASLDEVVSFTSDLIRIDTTNRGGGDCRERPAAEYVAERLAATGLDVSLLERTEGRTNVVARIAGTDPSADALLVHGHLDVVPAEPADWSVHPFSGEVRDGVVWGRGAVDMKNMDAMVLSVVRAWARAGVRPRRDIVIAYTADEEASAVDGADFLVERHAGLFEGCTEGISESGAYTFHAGPGKQIYPIAAGERGTAWLKLTGYGTAGHGSKVNGQNAVSRVAAAVARIGAYDWPVRLTPTVRACLRELAALHDLDVPDPDDPDYDVDAVLNKLGPAAALAEATVRNSANPTMLDAGYKVNVIPGSATAYIDGRFLPGGEEEFRSTMDRLTGEHVDWDYLHRSVAVQAPADSPTYRQLADAVRKFAPEGHVVPYCMSGGTDAKQFSRLGITGYGFSPLRLPEGFDYGALFHGVDERVPVEALHFGVRVLDHYLRHA; encoded by the coding sequence ATGGGTGACCCCGTGGCCCCCGAAGGTCCCGTGATCGATGAGGCGTCCCTGGACGAGGTGGTGTCCTTCACCTCCGACCTCATCCGCATCGACACCACCAACCGGGGCGGCGGCGACTGCCGCGAGCGCCCCGCCGCCGAGTACGTCGCCGAGCGCCTCGCCGCCACCGGCCTCGACGTGTCGCTCCTGGAACGCACCGAGGGCCGCACCAACGTCGTCGCCCGGATCGCCGGAACCGACCCGTCCGCCGACGCCCTCCTGGTCCACGGGCACCTCGACGTCGTCCCCGCCGAACCCGCCGACTGGTCCGTGCACCCCTTCTCCGGCGAGGTGCGCGACGGCGTCGTGTGGGGGCGCGGCGCGGTCGACATGAAGAACATGGACGCGATGGTGCTGTCCGTCGTACGGGCCTGGGCGCGCGCCGGGGTCCGCCCGCGCCGCGACATCGTCATCGCGTACACCGCCGACGAGGAGGCCAGCGCCGTCGACGGCGCGGACTTTTTGGTCGAGCGGCACGCCGGTCTCTTCGAGGGCTGCACGGAGGGCATCAGCGAGTCCGGCGCGTACACCTTCCACGCCGGACCCGGCAAGCAGATCTACCCCATCGCCGCAGGTGAGCGAGGTACGGCCTGGCTCAAGCTGACCGGGTACGGCACGGCGGGCCACGGCTCCAAGGTCAACGGGCAGAACGCGGTCAGCCGGGTGGCCGCCGCCGTCGCCCGGATCGGCGCGTACGACTGGCCGGTCCGCCTCACCCCGACCGTACGGGCCTGTCTGCGCGAGCTGGCCGCCCTGCACGACCTGGACGTCCCCGACCCCGACGACCCCGACTACGACGTCGACGCCGTCCTCAACAAACTGGGCCCGGCCGCCGCCCTCGCCGAGGCGACCGTACGCAACAGTGCGAATCCGACCATGCTGGACGCCGGGTACAAGGTCAACGTCATCCCGGGCAGCGCGACCGCGTACATCGACGGAAGGTTTCTGCCCGGCGGCGAGGAAGAATTCCGGTCGACCATGGACCGGCTCACCGGGGAGCACGTCGACTGGGACTACCTCCACCGCTCGGTCGCGGTCCAGGCCCCGGCCGACTCCCCGACCTACCGCCAACTGGCTGATGCCGTACGGAAGTTCGCCCCCGAGGGTCATGTCGTGCCGTACTGCATGTCGGGCGGCACGGACGCCAAGCAGTTCTCCCGGCTCGGCATCACCGGCTACGGGTTCTCGCCCCTGCGTCTTCCCGAGGGCTTCGACTACGGGGCACTCTTCCACGGGGTCGACGAACGCGTCCCGGTCGAAGCACTGCACTTCGGCGTGCGCGTGCTGGACCATTACCTCCGGCACGCGTGA
- a CDS encoding M55 family metallopeptidase, which produces MKILISADMEGATGVTWPADVLPGTPQWERCRSMFTSDVNAAVLGFFDGGADEVLINEAHWTMRNLLLERLDERAEMLTGRHKSLSMVEGVQHGDVDGIAFVGYHTGAGTEGVLAHTYLANSVTGVWLNGTRASEGLLNAHVVAEYGVPVVLVTGDDLTCVDADGYAPDARKVAVKDHVSRYAAVCRTPARTAADIRAAAKEAAPLAVRQEPARGGPFTVELEFDAAHLSDVATVVPGVARSGERRVAYTSPTMYEGIRTFKAVTTIVSSAVEEQYG; this is translated from the coding sequence GTGAAGATCCTCATCAGCGCCGACATGGAGGGCGCCACCGGCGTCACCTGGCCCGCCGACGTGCTCCCGGGCACCCCGCAGTGGGAGCGCTGCCGGTCGATGTTCACCTCCGACGTGAACGCGGCCGTCCTCGGCTTCTTCGACGGCGGCGCGGACGAGGTCCTCATCAACGAGGCCCACTGGACCATGCGCAACCTGCTGCTCGAACGGCTCGACGAACGCGCCGAGATGCTCACCGGCCGCCACAAGTCGCTCAGCATGGTCGAGGGCGTCCAGCACGGCGACGTCGACGGCATCGCCTTCGTCGGCTACCACACGGGCGCGGGCACCGAAGGCGTCCTCGCGCACACCTACCTCGCCAACTCCGTCACCGGCGTCTGGCTCAACGGCACGCGCGCCAGCGAGGGCCTGCTCAACGCACACGTCGTGGCGGAGTACGGGGTTCCGGTCGTGCTCGTCACCGGTGACGACCTGACCTGCGTGGACGCCGACGGGTACGCGCCCGACGCCCGCAAGGTCGCCGTCAAGGACCACGTCTCCCGGTACGCGGCCGTCTGCCGCACACCCGCCCGCACGGCCGCCGACATCCGGGCGGCGGCGAAGGAGGCGGCGCCGCTGGCCGTACGTCAGGAACCGGCCCGTGGGGGGCCGTTCACGGTGGAGCTGGAGTTCGACGCGGCGCATCTGTCGGACGTGGCGACCGTCGTCCCCGGAGTGGCCCGATCCGGTGAACGGCGTGTCGCTTACACCAGTCCCACGATGTATGAGGGCATTCGTACCTTCAAGGCGGTCACGACGATCGTCTCGTCCGCTGTGGAGGAGCAGTATGGGTGA
- a CDS encoding DUF1963 domain-containing protein, giving the protein MTPRPNPLTPADEAALRAAIEQEGLTQWTGDIVAVAEHCVKLKAVDPASSTAFSRSGVLPSVPPGFAWPTEEPYEDEPPTPLAFVAQVDLAEVADADANGLLPPAGLLYFFHPNGEAAYGDVLRVPVLYFPDATPADTVAYDMANLAGAVEYEEAWGVPPYEFESPAAFEPRGRGMVPRHLHVELGIRGVELEYEESDLIVDRVNALDDAFGPDAGLTLLGPDDDFDCDLRASAAELVMGERESVQGGRIEYDGVRPEVQRERHQWRVLLDVGSTDSTGCPMYFLIRDDALAAGDFSNVIGASVQW; this is encoded by the coding sequence ATGACGCCGCGACCGAACCCGCTGACCCCCGCCGACGAAGCCGCCCTGCGCGCGGCGATCGAGCAGGAGGGGCTCACGCAGTGGACCGGTGACATCGTTGCCGTCGCCGAGCACTGCGTGAAGCTGAAGGCCGTCGACCCCGCCTCGTCGACGGCCTTCAGCCGGTCCGGAGTGCTCCCGTCCGTGCCGCCGGGTTTCGCCTGGCCGACGGAGGAGCCGTACGAGGACGAGCCGCCGACGCCCCTCGCCTTCGTCGCCCAGGTGGACCTGGCGGAGGTCGCCGACGCCGACGCGAACGGACTGCTGCCGCCCGCCGGACTGCTCTACTTCTTCCACCCCAACGGCGAGGCCGCCTACGGCGACGTCCTGCGCGTGCCGGTCCTGTACTTCCCCGACGCCACGCCGGCCGACACCGTCGCGTACGACATGGCGAACCTGGCGGGCGCGGTGGAGTACGAGGAGGCGTGGGGGGTGCCTCCGTACGAGTTCGAGAGCCCCGCGGCCTTCGAGCCGCGGGGCCGTGGCATGGTCCCGCGCCACCTGCACGTCGAACTGGGGATCCGGGGCGTGGAGCTGGAGTACGAGGAGTCCGACCTGATCGTCGACCGGGTGAACGCCCTGGACGACGCGTTCGGCCCGGACGCGGGCCTCACCCTGCTCGGCCCCGACGACGACTTCGACTGCGACCTGCGCGCCTCGGCGGCCGAACTGGTCATGGGCGAGCGGGAGTCGGTGCAGGGCGGGCGGATCGAGTACGACGGCGTCCGCCCCGAGGTGCAGCGCGAACGCCACCAGTGGCGGGTCCTCCTGGACGTCGGCTCGACGGACTCCACCGGCTGCCCGATGTACTTCCTGATCCGCGACGACGCGCTCGCCGCCGGTGACTTCAGTAACGTGATCGGCGCATCCGTCCAGTGGTGA